caataaaattttcattgcCATCAGGGCATATTTCTCTGTTTAATCTACCTCTTTCTTGTTTACATTTATACAGTTTAGAGAATACTCTGTAATCTCGGATATTCCTAGACTTATATATCACAAATGATAAACCTGTTGCTTTATATATAGCATCGACTATATTagcaaataaatattcGATTTGTTCTTTGTTAGGTGTAAGAGTTGTTATTTGGAATTGTTCTAATGGAATCGTTGCTTTAATATCCAAAATTAGATCAttgaatttcattttttcgttcaatatatatttaaattgttcaaaatCATGCAAGGAACACGATGCATATAGTTTTAATCGTTGCACTTTAATGTATCTCGACagtttatttatatcttcATTTGCAAACCTTAACTGTTCATAATCTGGTACTTTTCGTATTCTATTTGGAATTttacttttcttttctttcgAATTACTCCTCAATGCTACCTTAAATACGTGTTCCATTATAACCATCGTTTGTTTTCAGGTATTCTTAagatttatttacaaatgGTTGTACATTACTTAGGTTTtttatgataatattgtattttaaataaattagtCATTACATTTTCAAACCAAAGCtctaattgaaaaattttaacaACCATTTacttaaaatttcaaatttccGTTTTCTACCATATTAAGAAAAAGTTACATAACATTGATCATAGATAGTCATCTCAGAATTTGTATAACTAATTAAATGAAGTATCCAATATGATTTTGTAGtatacaaataaatataactatATAATGTTTATGAATTGTACTCACTTGATGCaataattgaattcatGATATTCTCAATACCATCTCCATGTGAAGCACTACATTGGATGaattcataattttttgttactttgttttctaaatttaaagatttgaTAACTTTATCTTGTAAACTAAGCAATTTTCCTTCTATCAGGTTATTTCCATCATTTTGTTGAAGTAAAAGATCAGTTTTGTTAAGTACAATTAATATCGGAAAGTCATATCCAATTCTGTCATTATTCATGTTGATCAAGTTTTTAAGCTCTTTGATAGATTCGTCATACCTAATTTGAACATTGACATCGATGCACCATATCAATATATCTGTTTTATCGAAATAGTTATCCCAAAAAGGTCTTAATGTGCTTTGTCCTCCAATATCCCAAATAGTAATCAAATGTTCAGAATGATAAAATGAATGTATCTGGAAACCTATAGTTGGTGTAATCTCATTATCTAAAATTTGATCATCTTTAGGTAATAACTTATTGACAATTGTCGACTTCCCTGCATTATCTAAGCCTAAGATCAAACATCTGATTTCTCtatcttttattttctgtttcttgATAATAGTCAGTAAACCCATCTGCTACGACTACTAACTTGGAATATGTACAGTTTTCGGTTAATTGTCAATAACGTATTCGTACTGTCAATTTCctatattttaattatatgtCGTAACTATCGatataaatagatatataatacagaatttataatttcGATAATGTAATCATCATTTGTGATTTCGATCTAATACTTTCTCTCTCTTCCCTTTCTCTTCTTAAATTTAAGTTTTGATGTTTTTtcgttttttttttcagaaAGACATGGAGCGTATATTACGAACGGTATTACGTACGACCGTCTCTATACGAGGGAATTGGTAGCGAAATATTTCgtgattttaataattttacaaGTATTTCTCATCAATAACCTCTGAAGCTCATACATAAATGGTTTAAGATATTTCGAAAATGGTGTTAGGGTACACCTTATACAGAGGTGATGAATGTGTCTCATATACAAGAACAGTCAATTAGGtagaattttatttattatttgcctgatatatcattaattggttaatatatataattacaaCGGATAAAACTTGATTTTTCGGTCGTGGCACTATGATTGTTTCATGCTAAAAATGAAAGATGATTGAATCCCTTCTGAAAGATTCTTAAAGTTAATGTCATTAATTATATGAAATGAAGTAATATCTTAAGTTTATGGGATAGTATTATAATCATCATCCAACGTCTTATCTGAATTCAGTACTTTTATGTGGGACTCGGGAATGTTACTTAGACCAGAAGGTACCCTACGATCATGAggtgatatatttttcctATATCTCATTACCAAATTAGCTGATTTTAAACcaaatttctttattagTTTTCTATAGAATAAACCACATGCATTGCATAGGGTCCTGTTACCGTAAGGACCCTTCCTCCATTCAGGAGTATCGTGATCGTTGCAATGTACGCATGccatttttgtaatttcattttttcgCATCGATTCTGCAATAAGTAATTCCTCAGTAACCGAATTATGACGCGTTCCATTGCTACTTCCTTGATCGCTAGAGGTTGCGTCAGGAGTTGCACTATGTTGCTTAGAAATTGTGTCAGTCGCAACTGCGCCAGGAATATTATATGACGCATTTGCTCCAATTCCGACATTGCTAGAATAAGATGATCCACCGGATGTATGAGGTCTATAGAACTGGgaatattgttgttgtggAACAGTTTGGTTATTATGTTGTGTGCGCTGTACCTGTGGTTGTTGATAATGATGACCTTCAATTGGTTGTGGATTTATTATAGaatttattacaaatgTTCTGGGGTTATTAACTCCATATGAATGCTGACTAGGAATATTAGTATTAACTATATTTGATAGTTTTCCACCTTTGGTGATGGAGTTTGTTCCTGCTCTGATTGCCGGTTTCTTGACAGCATAGTTTACGTTATCGATGTTCTGATTTCTATTTGGAAGTTGGGTTGTAGGTGAATAAATTGAAGTATCTATTGGATCTGAATTCGATTTCTTATGGTTTGAGTAT
The window above is part of the Tetrapisispora phaffii CBS 4417 chromosome 7, complete genome genome. Proteins encoded here:
- the TPHA0G02110 gene encoding uncharacterized protein; amino-acid sequence: MVIMEHVFKVALRSNSKEKKSKIPNRIRKVPDYEQLRFANEDINKLSRYIKVQRLKLYASCSLHDFEQFKYILNEKMKFNDLILDIKATIPLEQFQITTLTPNKEQIEYLFANIVDAIYKATGLSFVIYKSRNIRDYRVFSKLYKCKQERGRLNREICPDGNENFIENNAQINSDNNGTKGILNSNNKKRFDCNSKMLLSIHKNYGFLQIILQHKIQHEPLISNKNFEELLDRLMNGDYTTIDVDNHINNYNYYNSNNNVDNLTTYNDTF
- the CIN4 gene encoding Arf family GTPase CIN4 (similar to Saccharomyces cerevisiae CIN4 (YMR138W); ancestral locus Anc_2.393), coding for MGLLTIIKKQKIKDREIRCLILGLDNAGKSTIVNKLLPKDDQILDNEITPTIGFQIHSFYHSEHLITIWDIGGQSTLRPFWDNYFDKTDILIWCIDVNVQIRYDESIKELKNLINMNNDRIGYDFPILIVLNKTDLLLQQNDGNNLIEGKLLSLQDKVIKSLNLENKVTKNYEFIQCSASHGDGIENIMNSIIASSEYNS